A window of Mytilus edulis chromosome 10, xbMytEdul2.2, whole genome shotgun sequence contains these coding sequences:
- the LOC139492166 gene encoding uncharacterized protein yields MAEEYRHSLADANAENLDSDSAGETPTGDFLVKKMARTTKDSSSKKKKRVSKTAELENKLTSMEDRFDKKIDMLFAVLNKSCATTGSSTVAENSQSGGLATQREQSSDNVPSTGERRPVISLNANLDEDLGSPRIIRNIDFDNRSEISLHIDSREKADLLGLCSSEDEYSRGLGSPVSVYSQAGNKSRNVERFSQYLQTQPTIFNNNVESQSNQRQTSNIDNNNNKTVDKQSDNLNLLSKLFKEDIPSESSDNSGGLIIDEAQVRILERSWRTKNPEKLTAFKDEYRSCFPVNDKSKSFLQVPSLDDLLEPMIRTVHGTNSVKSWDKHKQLVTQPLKQIENLAYQGQVASRMGIISVLYMQQTLGTLLERVENENVSDETCQMVKDLFAISTKSLDQVGRTGAFNHMIRRKAAATESGLNNLKDIQAKVLYLPLSNEGVFGKGLEDKLEKRKEQREQLDDLLPEYKNNNKRKFESTQVRQDWQNKAPRYSSNNSSTHVNYNNANSADKRSGFNYNKSSVRSVPRKFQKDNKADDFGKKDKEKKAGGNWNSFRIPKKNSS; encoded by the coding sequence ATGGCGGAAGAGTATAGACACTCACTTGCTGACGCAAATGCTGAAAATTTAGATTCAGATAGTGCAGGTGAAACGCCAACGGGTGATTTTCTCGTGAAAAAAATGGCGAGGACAACAAAAGACTCTTCTTCAAAGAAAAAGAAACGTGTGTCAAAGACGGCTGAACTTGAGAATAAGTTAACCAGCATGGAGGACAGGTTTGATAAGAAAATAGATATGCTATTTGCAGTTTTGAACAAGTCATGTGCTACTACAGGTAGTTCGACTGTTGCAGAGAATTCTCAATCTGGTGGTTTAGCCACGCAGAGAGAACAAAGTTCGGATAACGTCCCAAGTACAGGGGAGCGTAGACCGGTAATTTCTTTGAATGCAAATCTTGATGAGGACTTGGGAAGTCCTAGAATTAttagaaatattgattttgaCAATAGGTCAGAAATTTCTCTTCATATAGACAGTCGTGAAAAGGCTGATTTACTTGGTCTATGTTCATCAGAGGATGAATATTCTCGTGGCCTTGGTAGTCCTGTTAGTGTTTATTCTCAGGCTGGCAATAAATCTAGAAATGTTGAAAGATTTAGCCAATATCTACAAACTCAACCTACTATATTTAATAACAATGTTGAAAGTCAGTCAAATCAGAGACAAACAAGTAACAttgataataataacaataaaactGTAGACAAGCAGTcagataatttaaatttattgtctAAGCTTTTCAAGGAAGATATTCCTTCAGAATCTTCTGATAATTCAGGTGGCTTGATCATTGATGAAGCGCAGGTTAGAATTCTAGAACGTTCCTGGAGAACTAAAAATCCAGAGAAACTTACTGCTTTTAAAGATGAATACCGTAGTTGTTTTCCGGTTAATGATAAATCTAAAAGCTTTTTACAAGTACCCAGTTTGGATGATTTATTAGAACCAATGATAAGAACTGTTCATGGTACAAATAGTGTTAAGTCATGGGACAAACACAAGCAATTGGTTACTCAACCTTTAAAACAGATAGAAAATCTAGCCTATCAAGGGCAGGTGGCTTCACGTATGGGTATTATATCAGTGTTGTATATGCAACAAACATTAGGAACCTTATTAGAGAGAGTTGAGAATGAAAATGTAAGTGATGAAACTTGTCAAATGGTGAAGGACTTGTTTGCAATTTCGACAAAGTCTCTTGATCAGGTAGGACGCACAGGGGCGTTTAACCATATGATACGCAGGAAAGCTGCAGCTACTGAGTCTGGTTTAAATAACTTGAAAGATATACAGGCTAAAGTGTTGTATTTACCTCTTTCGAATGAGGGTGTATTTGGTAAAGGTTTGGAAGACAAACTTGAGAAACGTAAAGAACAACGTGAGCAACTAGACGATCTCTTACCagagtataaaaacaataataagagAAAGTTTGAATCAACTCAGGTGCGTCAAGATTGGCAAAATAAAGCTCCTAGATATAGTTCTAATAATAGTTCTACTCATGTTAATTATAACAATGCTAATTCAGCTGATAAACGCTCAggttttaattataacaaatcttCTGTGAGATCTGTTCCCAGGAAGTTCCAGAAAGACAATAAAGCTGATGACTTTGGGAAAAAGGATAAAGAAAAGAAAGCAGGTGGCAATTGGAATTCTTTTCGGATCCCAAAGAAAAACAGTAGCTGA